The Streptomyces albofaciens JCM 4342 genome has a segment encoding these proteins:
- a CDS encoding multicopper oxidase family protein, translated as MPELIEPPAEAATVTETAPTGPAAPTEPVALAEPAPPATPAAPAEAPPIRQVPQTPPVPQAPAAPAPPPLTPFLDPLRVPPVLRPETDPETGRAELTVRTRPVRIPLHSQLPPSLMWAYEGQVPGPTIEVRRGTRLRVSWANGLSGPYPLIKVETRVPANTMRPGFDHGADTFDRKVAALPPWTVVHLHGARTGGVNDGWTDNAVPPGETQLSEYLNDQAACTLWYHDHAMNITALNVMTGLAGMYWIRDDEEEALGLPDGVHEVPLVLCDRNVDTDWDGRPTGLLMHKVLRDDQDVPRPFFGPYNVVNGVVQPHLEVAARWYRFRMVNGSNARFFTLRLCHEDGTPVDRELVGRAFHQIGTDSGLLPAPEPLPEQGLTLAPGERADVLADFSVLRGLRVHWADAATNPPGPAPSPEVLQFRVADEAVDDPFTLPARLSPSYVRLSHATAPDHEHRWIVLTPPAATGMPMMWEMETVEDASAVEIPSDGIVQVRMPGRPLLTLRRVAETFNDTTTIMAREGGWEQWNVLNLGGPVHPFHIHLIRFQETRRQNYDARGFQRLVNGDGTVRGYGTVTPVTFTGELPVTGADRGWKDTVRVGDTTPAPAGSGQLVSVLGQFDGGSGRYMYHCHILEHEDEAMMRPFTVMPGPVMDMHPGMAGGGHGSGHGSGHGGHAS; from the coding sequence ATGCCCGAGCTCATCGAACCCCCCGCCGAAGCGGCCACCGTCACCGAAACGGCACCGACCGGACCGGCCGCACCGACCGAGCCGGTCGCCCTGGCCGAACCGGCACCCCCGGCCACCCCGGCCGCACCGGCCGAGGCCCCGCCGATCCGGCAGGTCCCACAGACCCCGCCGGTCCCGCAGGCCCCCGCCGCCCCCGCTCCCCCGCCCCTGACCCCCTTCCTCGACCCGCTGCGCGTCCCGCCGGTCCTGCGGCCCGAGACCGACCCGGAAACCGGGCGCGCCGAGCTGACCGTACGGACGCGTCCCGTCCGCATCCCGTTGCACTCGCAACTCCCCCCGTCCCTGATGTGGGCCTACGAGGGCCAGGTCCCCGGGCCGACCATCGAGGTACGGCGCGGCACCCGGCTGCGGGTGTCCTGGGCCAACGGGCTGAGCGGCCCGTATCCGCTGATCAAGGTGGAGACGCGGGTGCCGGCGAACACCATGCGCCCCGGCTTCGACCACGGGGCGGACACCTTCGACCGCAAAGTGGCCGCGCTGCCGCCCTGGACGGTGGTGCACCTGCACGGCGCGCGCACCGGCGGCGTCAACGACGGCTGGACCGACAACGCGGTGCCGCCCGGCGAGACCCAGCTCTCCGAGTACCTCAACGACCAGGCGGCCTGCACCCTCTGGTACCACGACCACGCCATGAACATCACCGCGCTGAACGTGATGACGGGGCTGGCCGGCATGTACTGGATACGCGACGACGAGGAGGAGGCGCTCGGCCTGCCGGACGGCGTCCACGAGGTCCCGCTCGTGCTGTGCGACCGCAACGTGGACACCGACTGGGACGGCCGGCCGACCGGCCTGCTCATGCACAAGGTCCTGCGGGACGACCAGGACGTGCCCCGGCCCTTCTTCGGGCCGTACAACGTCGTCAACGGCGTCGTCCAGCCGCACCTGGAGGTGGCCGCGCGCTGGTACCGCTTCCGGATGGTCAACGGCTCCAACGCGCGCTTCTTCACCCTGCGCCTGTGCCACGAGGACGGGACGCCGGTGGACCGGGAACTGGTCGGCCGGGCGTTCCACCAGATCGGTACGGACAGCGGGCTGCTGCCCGCGCCGGAGCCGCTGCCGGAGCAGGGCCTGACCCTGGCGCCCGGCGAACGCGCCGATGTGCTGGCCGACTTCTCCGTCCTGCGCGGCCTGCGCGTGCACTGGGCCGATGCCGCCACCAATCCGCCCGGACCGGCGCCCTCCCCCGAGGTGCTCCAGTTCCGGGTCGCGGACGAGGCGGTGGACGACCCGTTCACGCTGCCCGCGCGCCTGAGCCCGTCGTACGTACGGCTCAGCCACGCCACGGCCCCGGACCACGAGCACCGGTGGATCGTGCTGACCCCGCCGGCCGCGACCGGCATGCCGATGATGTGGGAGATGGAGACCGTCGAGGACGCCTCGGCGGTGGAGATCCCCAGTGACGGCATCGTGCAGGTGCGGATGCCGGGGCGGCCGCTGCTGACGCTGCGCCGGGTCGCGGAGACGTTCAACGACACCACGACGATCATGGCGCGCGAGGGCGGCTGGGAGCAGTGGAACGTCCTGAACCTGGGCGGTCCCGTGCACCCCTTCCACATCCATCTGATCCGCTTCCAGGAGACCCGGCGGCAGAACTACGACGCCCGCGGTTTCCAGCGGCTCGTCAACGGCGACGGCACGGTCCGCGGATACGGCACCGTCACGCCCGTCACCTTCACCGGTGAGCTGCCCGTCACCGGCGCCGACCGCGGCTGGAAGGACACCGTACGGGTCGGCGACACCACGCCGGCGCCCGCCGGGTCCGGCCAACTGGTCTCCGTGCTGGGGCAGTTCGACGGCGGCTCGGGCCGCTACATGTACCACTGCCACATCCTCGAACACGAGGACGAGGCGATGATGCGGCCGTTCACCGTGATGCCCGGACCGGTGATGGACATGCACCCCGGCATGGCCGGCGGCGGCCACGGCTCCGGGCACGGCTCCGGCCATGGAGGTCACGCGTCATGA
- a CDS encoding 3-deoxy-7-phosphoheptulonate synthase: protein MFTPLRYPSTERPLPDGCAGTGDRSPDRPAPRPFDLGDVARFASPLARMLLASDGLTTTLLESALATPLRLRVLHQGTAPAAAQDALTRRCLSLGRDEQVLVRRSALADAALTPVSLNTVVGLVPDDPALTACLTSPRTPIGYGLRATGAMRSRRLVEVGVAGWEQDGRVRPAVFKSYVVLDGERPWLFIRELFNPRLVPAGLVDDGRADDARPDSRRSGRAPDGEPAPVRPQPVVVPAPPPRQRLLGRPRPLTEEIQATGSAAEPHRALAPTADGEAFLLHLGRHATGALTAAAAGLVHYAAGVPVTVVTGGHPPPGVLPREARWIAEEYRSSAGSPAWLDDFPQLMTFLDACPPALAGQVHWTADGERVPRPGAVAGLRPRPGCHPREVAARCAALNPGRVPGRLVLAVRLAPDRMLAELPALIEAVACTGTPVTWVCAPRPGTDTAAAEIGTFFDTHYSVGSRPGGLLLDEYGRTPAEVLRTVHAAADAWRPAA, encoded by the coding sequence GTGTTCACCCCCCTGCGGTACCCCAGTACCGAACGCCCTCTGCCGGACGGCTGCGCGGGCACCGGCGACCGGTCCCCGGACCGGCCGGCCCCGCGCCCCTTCGACCTCGGGGACGTGGCCCGGTTCGCCAGTCCGCTGGCCCGGATGCTGCTCGCCAGCGACGGACTGACCACCACCCTGCTGGAGTCCGCGCTCGCCACCCCCCTGCGGCTGCGCGTGCTGCACCAGGGCACCGCGCCCGCCGCCGCGCAGGACGCGCTGACCCGCCGCTGCCTGAGCCTGGGCCGCGACGAACAGGTCCTGGTGCGCCGCTCCGCGCTGGCCGACGCCGCGCTGACGCCCGTCTCGCTCAACACCGTCGTCGGCCTCGTCCCGGACGACCCGGCACTGACCGCGTGCCTCACCAGCCCCCGTACGCCGATCGGTTACGGGCTGCGGGCCACCGGCGCCATGCGCAGCCGGCGGCTGGTCGAGGTGGGCGTGGCCGGGTGGGAGCAGGACGGGCGCGTCCGGCCGGCCGTCTTCAAGTCGTATGTGGTGCTCGACGGCGAGCGCCCCTGGCTGTTCATCCGGGAGCTGTTCAACCCGCGGCTGGTGCCCGCCGGGCTCGTGGACGACGGGCGGGCGGACGACGCGCGGCCGGACAGCCGGCGGAGCGGCCGGGCGCCGGACGGCGAACCGGCTCCCGTGCGGCCGCAGCCGGTCGTCGTCCCGGCACCGCCGCCGCGGCAGCGGCTGCTGGGCCGTCCGCGTCCGCTCACCGAGGAGATCCAGGCCACCGGGTCCGCCGCCGAGCCGCACCGCGCGCTGGCTCCGACGGCGGACGGCGAGGCCTTCCTCCTGCATCTCGGACGCCATGCGACCGGGGCGCTGACGGCGGCGGCCGCCGGGCTGGTCCACTACGCGGCCGGCGTGCCCGTCACCGTCGTCACCGGCGGCCATCCCCCGCCGGGCGTACTGCCGCGCGAGGCGCGGTGGATCGCCGAGGAGTACCGCTCCTCGGCCGGCTCCCCCGCCTGGCTGGACGACTTCCCGCAGCTGATGACGTTCCTCGACGCCTGCCCGCCCGCCCTCGCGGGCCAGGTCCACTGGACGGCCGACGGCGAGCGCGTCCCGCGCCCCGGCGCCGTGGCCGGGCTGCGCCCGCGGCCCGGCTGCCACCCCCGCGAGGTCGCCGCGCGCTGTGCGGCGCTCAACCCCGGTCGCGTGCCCGGACGGCTCGTACTGGCCGTACGGCTCGCCCCGGACCGGATGCTGGCCGAACTGCCCGCGCTGATCGAGGCGGTGGCCTGCACCGGCACACCGGTCACGTGGGTCTGCGCGCCCCGGCCCGGCACGGACACGGCGGCGGCCGAGATCGGCACGTTCTTCGACACCCACTACTCGGTGGGCAGCCGGCCGGGTGGCCTGCTGCTGGACGAGTACGGCCGTACCCCCGCCGAGGTGCTGCGGACGGTGCACGCCGCCGCGGACGCCTGGCGGCCCGCCGCCTGA
- a CDS encoding helix-turn-helix transcriptional regulator, whose translation MSDSSPTPDGSRALVGRAEVVRLLGAEAERAAKGDFRLVELTGDPGAGKTRLLGEAAGAALRHGLTVLRGRGTEYENDVPLSLAVDALDDQVDRRAEQVRAALDAESARLLAEVFPSLSDGGPGPGPAAAGTTGLNRYRLHRAVRLLLEALADPGGLAVLLDDVHWADEGSVELLSHLARHAPRGPILLAVTYRTRQAGPRLTAALADAAPGLRTRIQVAPLTLQEAGEFLGPSVGVRRRRALYEASGGNPLYLEALARSAPAGAAPAGSAAPAEADDGLLPAAVREALAAELAALPDGARLAAQAAATLGDEFEPGMVAVAAPATEAEALAALDELVVRDVVRCAPTPGRFRFRHPVVRHLAYASSGAGWRVAAHARVAAALDERDAPTVTRARHIARSARFGDLLAVGVLVEAARATAYHSPVTAAQWLRTALDLLPENPAGTAAGSAPDRLALLVELARLQGVGGRLVQGRDTALEVLRLLPPDAWAQRARAARFCAILERLLNRQAEGRALLRAELGRVPPEHQADAVPLHLQLIGDSLIRADYPAAAEQLDRLAAVLARSGGTAEGAGAAPDDWVPLVTLRLGHAYGSGDLDAARDLAGRAERLTQEATDAELAPWLESLSFLCWIDAMMGRLPQAAAMVERSLAIADATGQSYLAPWMLTAQAFTYGRTGRLMEAVDRAEDAVDAARLLGSDECVALALAVKSLMVRWTGDHAAALALADEAIRHADGRREWWARLGVLGRGLALVGLDEVDAGGSEVLAACDEFVSPLLERSCLLVGCEAMADAEAERGRPGAAARWADRAEAVPGGGAASGHGALARAHAEQEEGPAAAARDAGRAAELFEAAGERLFAARAWLRAGTAHGRCGEKAAARTELARAAEVFGACGALGLHARTVREQRRLGVRTGRTAARADGRLSRREAEVAELVRQGFSNQRIAERLFLSPRTVETHVAHVFAKLGVSSRAAVAGKLAGAGSPEEAGP comes from the coding sequence ATGTCCGACAGTTCCCCCACCCCCGACGGCAGCCGCGCGCTCGTCGGCCGCGCGGAGGTCGTGCGGCTCCTCGGCGCGGAGGCGGAGCGGGCCGCCAAGGGCGACTTCCGGCTCGTGGAACTGACCGGCGACCCGGGCGCGGGCAAGACCCGGCTGCTCGGCGAGGCCGCCGGGGCCGCGCTCCGGCACGGACTGACCGTGCTGCGCGGCCGGGGCACCGAGTACGAGAACGACGTACCGCTGTCGCTGGCCGTGGACGCCCTGGACGACCAGGTGGACCGCCGGGCCGAGCAGGTGCGGGCGGCCCTGGACGCGGAGAGCGCGCGGCTGCTCGCCGAGGTCTTCCCGTCCCTGTCGGACGGCGGCCCCGGGCCGGGCCCGGCGGCGGCCGGGACCACCGGCCTCAACCGCTACCGCCTGCACCGCGCCGTACGCCTCCTGCTGGAAGCCCTCGCCGACCCCGGCGGCCTCGCCGTCCTCCTGGACGACGTGCACTGGGCCGACGAGGGGTCGGTGGAACTGCTGTCCCACCTCGCCCGGCACGCGCCCCGGGGCCCGATCCTGCTCGCCGTCACCTACCGCACCCGGCAGGCGGGCCCCCGGCTCACCGCGGCGCTCGCCGACGCCGCGCCGGGCCTGCGCACCCGCATCCAGGTCGCGCCGCTCACCCTTCAGGAGGCCGGGGAATTCCTCGGCCCGTCCGTCGGCGTCCGGCGGCGCCGCGCGCTGTACGAGGCCAGCGGCGGCAACCCGCTCTACCTGGAGGCGCTGGCCCGCTCCGCGCCGGCCGGCGCCGCACCCGCCGGGAGCGCCGCCCCGGCCGAGGCCGACGACGGCCTGCTGCCGGCCGCCGTACGCGAGGCCCTGGCCGCCGAACTGGCCGCGCTGCCCGACGGCGCGCGGCTGGCCGCCCAGGCCGCCGCCACGCTCGGCGACGAGTTCGAACCGGGCATGGTGGCGGTGGCCGCCCCGGCGACCGAGGCGGAAGCCCTCGCGGCCCTGGACGAGCTGGTGGTACGGGACGTGGTGCGCTGCGCGCCCACGCCGGGGCGGTTCCGCTTCCGCCACCCCGTCGTACGGCACCTCGCGTACGCCTCCTCGGGCGCCGGCTGGCGGGTCGCCGCGCACGCGCGGGTGGCCGCCGCCCTGGACGAGCGCGACGCGCCCACCGTCACCCGCGCCCGCCACATCGCCCGCTCGGCGCGCTTCGGCGACCTGCTGGCCGTCGGCGTGCTCGTCGAGGCGGCCCGCGCGACCGCGTACCACTCCCCCGTGACCGCCGCCCAGTGGCTGCGGACCGCCCTGGACCTGCTTCCGGAGAATCCCGCCGGTACGGCGGCCGGGTCCGCGCCCGACCGGCTCGCCCTGCTCGTCGAACTGGCCCGTCTCCAGGGCGTCGGCGGACGGCTCGTCCAGGGCCGGGACACCGCGCTGGAGGTGCTGCGGCTGCTGCCGCCGGACGCCTGGGCGCAGCGCGCCCGCGCCGCCCGGTTCTGCGCCATCCTGGAGCGGCTGCTGAACCGGCAGGCGGAGGGCCGGGCGCTGCTGCGCGCCGAGCTGGGCCGGGTGCCGCCGGAGCACCAGGCGGACGCGGTCCCGCTCCACCTCCAGCTGATCGGCGACAGTCTCATCCGCGCCGACTACCCGGCCGCCGCCGAGCAGCTGGACCGGCTGGCCGCCGTACTGGCCCGGTCCGGGGGCACCGCCGAGGGCGCCGGCGCCGCGCCCGACGACTGGGTGCCGCTGGTGACGCTGCGGCTCGGCCACGCGTACGGCTCGGGCGACCTGGACGCGGCGCGTGACCTCGCGGGCCGCGCCGAACGGCTGACGCAGGAGGCCACCGACGCCGAACTGGCCCCGTGGCTGGAGTCGCTGTCCTTCCTGTGCTGGATCGACGCGATGATGGGCCGACTGCCGCAGGCCGCCGCCATGGTCGAGCGGAGCCTGGCCATCGCCGACGCCACCGGGCAGAGCTATCTGGCGCCCTGGATGCTGACCGCGCAGGCGTTCACGTACGGGCGGACCGGGCGGCTCATGGAGGCCGTGGACCGGGCCGAGGACGCGGTGGACGCCGCGCGGCTGCTCGGCTCCGACGAGTGCGTGGCCCTGGCCCTGGCCGTCAAGTCGCTCATGGTCCGCTGGACCGGCGACCACGCGGCGGCGCTGGCGCTGGCCGACGAGGCGATCCGGCACGCCGACGGCCGCCGGGAGTGGTGGGCGCGGCTGGGCGTCCTCGGGCGCGGCCTGGCCCTGGTGGGGCTGGACGAGGTGGACGCGGGCGGGAGCGAGGTACTGGCCGCGTGCGACGAGTTCGTGTCCCCCCTGCTGGAGCGGAGCTGCCTGCTGGTGGGCTGCGAGGCGATGGCCGACGCGGAGGCCGAGCGCGGCCGGCCCGGGGCGGCGGCGCGCTGGGCGGACCGGGCCGAAGCGGTGCCGGGCGGCGGCGCGGCGTCGGGGCACGGGGCGCTGGCGCGGGCGCACGCGGAGCAGGAGGAGGGCCCGGCCGCGGCGGCGCGGGACGCGGGCCGGGCGGCGGAGCTGTTCGAGGCGGCGGGCGAGCGGCTGTTCGCCGCGCGGGCGTGGTTGCGGGCGGGCACCGCGCACGGCCGCTGCGGGGAGAAGGCCGCGGCCCGTACGGAGCTGGCGCGGGCGGCGGAGGTGTTCGGCGCGTGCGGGGCGCTGGGGCTGCACGCCCGGACCGTGCGCGAGCAGCGGCGCCTGGGCGTGCGGACCGGGCGTACGGCGGCGCGCGCGGACGGGCGGCTGTCGCGGCGGGAGGCGGAGGTGGCCGAGCTGGTCCGGCAGGGTTTCAGCAACCAGCGGATCGCGGAGCGGCTGTTCCTGAGCCCGCGGACGGTCGAGACGCATGTGGCGCACGTCTTCGCGAAGCTCGGGGTGTCGTCGCGGGCGGCGGTGGCGGGGAAGCTGGCGGGGGCGGGGAGCCCTGAGGAAGCGGGACCCTGA
- a CDS encoding 3-deoxy-7-phosphoheptulonate synthase encodes MTTPIPAPETPRIRHHDGRRVRPTGGQTRVLAAESPAQLAERLPLTYHAAHTALTARHDIVRVLDGRDDRLLAIVGPCSVHDRTAALDYASRLRDAAAALADDLLVVMRVYVEKPRSCLGWPGLVGDPGLDGGADVGRGLAEARSLMLDIAETGLPVGCEWVNPVTSAYLSDVVAWGCVGARTAASQVHRDLVSGLSMPVGIKNGTDGSVQVAVDGVRAAAAPHAFLGASAAGPVALLRTSGNPDCHVVLRGGADGPNYGAAHVRRTAGLLTDAGLPARVLVDASHGNSGKQHERQHAVVGDLAVRVADGETAVRGVLLESFLVPGRQDPGGPSLVFGQSVTDACLGWSGTARLLRELAGAARARRHTSCPRPRQVADPGSAALMERT; translated from the coding sequence ATGACCACCCCGATCCCCGCCCCGGAAACCCCCCGCATCCGCCACCACGACGGACGCCGGGTGCGCCCCACCGGCGGCCAGACCCGCGTGCTGGCGGCGGAGAGCCCGGCCCAGCTGGCCGAGCGGCTGCCGCTGACCTACCACGCGGCGCACACCGCCCTGACCGCCCGGCACGACATCGTGCGGGTCCTCGACGGCCGGGACGACCGGCTGCTCGCCATCGTCGGGCCGTGCTCCGTGCACGACCGCACGGCGGCCCTGGACTACGCGTCCCGGCTGCGGGACGCGGCCGCCGCCCTGGCCGACGACCTGCTCGTGGTGATGCGGGTCTACGTCGAGAAGCCGCGCTCCTGCCTCGGCTGGCCCGGCCTGGTCGGCGACCCCGGCCTGGACGGCGGCGCCGACGTCGGCCGCGGCCTGGCCGAGGCCCGGTCCCTGATGCTCGACATCGCCGAGACCGGGCTGCCGGTGGGCTGCGAATGGGTCAACCCGGTCACCTCGGCCTATCTGTCCGACGTCGTCGCCTGGGGCTGCGTCGGCGCCCGTACGGCGGCGAGCCAGGTGCACCGTGACCTGGTCAGCGGCCTGTCGATGCCCGTCGGCATCAAGAACGGCACGGACGGCTCGGTCCAGGTCGCGGTCGACGGCGTACGGGCCGCCGCCGCGCCGCACGCCTTCCTCGGCGCGTCCGCCGCCGGGCCGGTGGCGCTGCTGCGCACCAGCGGCAACCCGGACTGCCACGTCGTCCTGCGCGGCGGCGCGGACGGCCCCAACTACGGCGCGGCACACGTCCGCCGGACCGCCGGGCTGCTGACCGACGCCGGACTGCCCGCCCGCGTGCTGGTGGACGCCAGCCACGGCAACAGCGGCAAGCAGCACGAGCGGCAGCACGCGGTCGTCGGAGACCTCGCGGTGCGCGTCGCCGACGGCGAGACCGCGGTGCGCGGGGTGCTCCTGGAGAGCTTCCTCGTACCCGGGCGGCAGGACCCCGGCGGCCCGTCGCTGGTCTTCGGACAGAGCGTCACCGACGCGTGCCTCGGCTGGAGCGGCACCGCCCGGCTGCTGCGGGAGCTGGCCGGCGCGGCACGCGCCCGCCGCCACACTTCCTGCCCCCGCCCCCGCCAGGTGGCGGACCCCGGTTCCGCCGCCCTCATGGAAAGGACCTGA